Proteins from a single region of Diorhabda sublineata isolate icDioSubl1.1 chromosome 2, icDioSubl1.1, whole genome shotgun sequence:
- the LOC130440823 gene encoding isocitrate dehydrogenase [NAD] subunit beta, mitochondrial: MAVSTRNVPKLLVQALQVLPRTSSRCFSSGIAERPDARTTCTLIPGDGVGPELMYSVTEVFKAAGIPVDFETYFFSEVNPTLSAPIEKVTESISRNRVCLKGILATPDYSHTGELQTLNMKLRNALDLYANVVHVKSLPGVKSRHSNIDCVIIREQTEGEYSALEHEGVKGVVECLKIVTAIKSQRIAKFAFDYATKNNRKKVTAVHKANIMKLGDGLFLKSCEEMAKLYPKIEFEKMIVDNCTMQMVSNPQQFDVMVTPNLYGNIVDNLASGLVGGAGVVAGASYSANCVVFEPGARHTYSEAVGKNVANPTAMLLCASKMLRHVNLPVYGEMIRNAIEKVLKDGKVKTKDVGGQSTTQQFTYAVISNLEIPKTA, from the exons ATGGCTGTAAGCACCAGAAATGTACCAAAATTACTTGTACAG GCTCTTCAAGTCCTACCAAGGACAAGTTCAAGATGTTTTTCT TCCGGAATAGCCGAACGGCCCGACGCCAGAACAACATGTACATTAATACCAGGAGATGGTGTTGGCCCAGAACTCATGTATTCAGTTACAGAAGTCTTCAAAGCGGCTGGAATACCTGTAGATTTTGAAACGTATTTCTTTTCAGAAGTAAATCCCACTCTTAGTGCTCCAATAGAAAAAGTTACTGAAAGTATTTCTAGGAACAGGGTTTGTCTAAAAGGAATATTGGCCACCCCCGATTACAGTCATACAGGTGAATTGCAGACACTCAACATGAAACTTAg GAATGCTCTGGACCTCTATGCCAATGTAGTTCACGTTAAATCTCTACCAGGTGTAAAATCAAGACACAGCAATATCGACTGCGTTATTATTAGAGAACAAACTGAAGGAGAATATTCTGCTTTAGAACACGAGGGAGTCAAAGGGGTTGTTGAATGTCTTAAAATTGTTACcgctataaaatctcaaagaatagcCAAGTTTGCTTTTGATTATGCTACTAAAAACAACAGAAAGAAGGTAACCGCTGTACACAAGGCTAATATTATGAAATTGGGAGATGGTTTGTTCTTAAAAAGCTGCGAAGAG ATGGCCAAGTTGTATccgaaaattgaatttgaaaaaatgatcgTAGATAATTGTACCATGCAGATGGTATCGAATCCACAACAATTTGACGTTATGGTTACTCCAAATCTTTACGGTAACATCGTGGATAATTTGGCGTCTGGTTTAGTTGGAGGTGCTGGCGTCGTTGCTGGAGCATCGTACTCCGCTAACTGTGTTGTCTTCGAACCG GGTGCGCGTCACACTTATTCAGAAGCTGTAGGTAAGAATGTCGCTAATCCCACAGCGATGTTATTGTGCGCTTCTAAAATGCTCAGACACGTCAATCTACCAGTTTACGGAGAAATGATTAGGAATGccatcgaaaaagttttaaaggATGGTAAAGTGAAGACAAAAGACGTCGGAGGACAATCCACAACTCAACAGTTCACCTATGCAGTTATTAGTAATCTAGAAATACCCAAAACTGCTTGA
- the LOC130452874 gene encoding protein Star — MTLPNQCQQPQPDNGLSDMLTIGKLSKLESVTSVTRKLLPLAAFFMAFTTVMTVLIVYMDNTAIKHYQFRVNMSQDYDLLGVSQDNPQLIMYIREVHLTPAAEPNHKPLKSDEEISEDTAYVIKILKNKHKGFFVEAGAYNDGKTSKTEWLEEKLNWQGLLIQPDPRHYFSLRRHNRKHSQAIHGCLSPSPYPKEVSLHPESQLPKVNSIHSSILDTDDSDWFNTRVKCFPLYSLLLATNVTNIDYLILETGGTELQVLETVPFERTHIDVINVQLYSNDTEKDTVKKFLASKSYKFMENFNESYVFVLDSIKV, encoded by the exons ATGACTCTTCCAAATCAATGCCAGCAGCCTCAACCTGATAATGGTTTATCTGATATGTTAACAATAGGCAAATTATCTAAATTAGAGTCTGTAACAAGTGTAACTAGAAAATTGTTGCCATTGGCCGCATTTTTTATGGCATTCACCACTGTAATGACCGTATTAATTGTATATATGGATAATACAg CAATAAAGCATTATCAATTTAGGGTAAATATGAGTCAGGATTACGACTTACTTGGTGTTTCTCAGGATAATCCACAATTAATTATGTATATTAGAGAAGTTCATCTAACACCAGCAGCAGAACCCAATCACAAACCATTAAAATCCGAtgaagaaatttcagaagataCAGcatatgttattaaaattttaaaaaataag CATAAAGGCTTCTTTGTAGAAGCAGGTGCCTATAACGACGGCAAAACTTCTAAAACAGAATGGCTCGAAGAAAAACTCAACTGGCAAGGACTTTTGATTCAACCTGACCCACGTCATTATTTCAGCCTCCGTCGTCACAACAGAAAACACTCTCAAGCTATACATGGTTGCTTAAGCCCGTCCCCTTATCCTAAAGAAGTATCTCTACATCCTGAATCTCAACTTCCTAAAGTCAATAGCATACATTCAAGTATATTAGATACTGATGACAGCGATTGGTTTAATACAAGAGTGAAATGTTTTCCTCTTTACTCCTTACTTCTAGCTACCAATGTgacaaatattgattatttgatattagaAACTGGTGGTACAGAATTGCAAGTATTGGAAACTGTTCCTTTCGAAAGAACCCATATTGATGTCATTAACGTTCAATTATATAGTAATGATACTGAAAAAGATACCGTTAAAAAGTTTCTAGCAtctaaaagttataaatttatggaaaatttcaatgaatCTTACGTATTTGTATTGGATTCAATTAAAGTGTAA
- the LOC130452633 gene encoding phosphoacetylglucosamine mutase, with protein sequence MSNNNSYRTVYAFAREMYPKKKDSFLQYGTAGFRTKATELHHVMYRMGLLAVLRARYKKAVVGVMITASHNPEADNGVKIIDPHGEMLEESWETWATKFANVVDEKLEDTINELIKVFNIDNMNDRVEVVIGKDTRPSSPGLAKAVQDGVLALSGKPIDYNIVTTPQVHYFVVCKNTNRAYGQPTEEGYYRKLINAFLKVRGDNYNTGNYENRLMYDGANGVGAKKVKFLKEVLKDSLLLEMYNDEIIGSGKLNHLCGADYVKSQQKFPNGLPKEKNTRCCSVDGDADRIVYYYLDDNEKFHLLDGDRIATLAAAYLKEILQKTGLNLKIGLVQTAYANGASTEYISKNLNVPVACASTGVKHLHRLALTYDIGVYFEANGHGTVVFSDEAKKALATASKSDSRSTEQKMACNKMLNLIDLINETVGDAISDMLLVETILHERGWNVKQWEECYTDLPNKLMKITVKDRNVITTTDAERICVTPNGLQDEINSIVSKYTKGRSFVRPSGTEDIVRVYAEAATIEQVDKLANEVAKKVYELAGGIGPIPE encoded by the exons atgtcgAATAACAATAGTTATAGAACGGTTTACGCTTTTGCTAGGGAAATGTATCCAAAGAAAAAAGACTCGTTTTTGCAATATGGGACAGCAGGTTTTAGAACAAA AGCTACTGAGCTACATCATGTAATGTACAGAATGGGATTGTTGGCTGTGCTGAGAGCAAGGTACAAAAAAG cTGTAGTAGGTGTTATGATCACTGCTTCCCACAATCCTGAAGCAGATAATGGAGTGAAAATAATTGATCCGCATGGAGAAATGCTGGAAGAAAGCTGGGAAACTTGGGCAACCAAATTTGCCAATGTTGT GGATGAAAAATTAGAAGATACTATAAACGAATTGATAAAAGTGTTCAATATAGACAACATGAACGATAGGGTGGAAGTTGTCATCGGAAAAGACACCAGACCCAGTAGTCCTGGTTTAGCTAAAGCAGTCCAAGATGGTGTATTAGCTTTGTCGGGAAAACCCATAGATTATAATATAGTAACTACTCCACAAGTCCATTATTTTGTAGTTTGTAAAAATACTAATCGAGCTTACGGTCAACCGACTGAAGAAG gcTACTACCGAAAATTAATCAACGCTTTTTTGAAGGTGAGGGGGGATAATTATAACAcaggaaattatgaaaatagacTGATGTATGATGGTGCTAATGGTGTAGGTGCTAAGAaggtgaaatttttgaaagaggTGCTAAAGGATAGTCTCCTTTTAGAAATGTATAATGATGAAATCATCGGATCCGGAAAATTGAATCATTTA tGTGGAGCCGATTATGTCAAATCGCAACAAAAATTCCCTAACGGACTTCCCAAGGAGAAAAACACTCGCTGTTGTTCTGTAGATGGAGATGCCGATcgtattgtttattattatttagatgaTAATGAAAAGTTCCATCTGTTAGACGGTGACAGAATCGCTACTTTGGCCGCTGCTTATCtcaaagaaattttacaaaaaactggTTTGAATTTGAAAATCGGTTTGGTACAAACCGCTTATGCCAATGGAGCTTCCACTGAGTATATATCCAAAAATTTG aatGTACCTGTGGCTTGCGCATCAACTGGAGTAAAACATTTACATAGATTAGCCTTAACTTATGACATAGGTGTATATTTTGAGGCTAATGGACACGGTACCGTCGTATTTAGTGATGAGGCTAAGAAAGCGTTGGCAACTGCCTCAAAAAGTGACAG tcgATCTACTGAACAGAAAATGGCTTGtaataaaatgttgaatttaaTAGATTTAATAAATGAGACTGTAGGGGACGCCATATCCGATATGTTGTTGGTCGAAACAATATTACACGAAAGAGGTTGGAACGTTAAACAATGGGAGGAATGCTATACGGATTTACCgaacaaattaatgaaaatcacCGTCAAA gATAGGAACGTGATCACAACAACCGACGCTGAACGAATATGCGTCACGCCGAATGGTCTCCAAGACGAAATCAACTCCATagtatcaaaatatacaaaaggaAGATCCTTCGTCAGACCATCGGGTACTGAAGATATAGTTCGGGTTTACGCTGAAGCCGCTACAATAGAACAAGTCGATAAACTAGCTAATGAAGTGGCTAAGAAAGTTTACGAATTAGCTGGCGGTATAGGACCTATACCGGAATGA
- the LOC130453083 gene encoding protein kinase 4-like, whose product MLANSYIVHEAVNQNQQFIQEYLYTESFYTQQYTTMNNLEENNYEKENFPIQWHVESENRSVDPEIVKNTNLRIEAKEFVPRYCLDVNTNINYESTKDADQSVVYNRSGGYTLVSTPEEFTKTSWADDTAENVAECLSDLSSKLYNTELSEGVHLIQENESQDKLSTMPTRSFEEFVGQNINISENPEQLHRYCSVDESHLPEFNNTVQTEDCIDRTSQNRDKNDAGNRNFQPRYQYDKNNREHNRNWKKDDGHYRQKGKSRYSQTFRENFSRNKDEEPRDLRRNHHSNSDQQKESPYRYLENDAKPNRQYSDRGKTQDKYHNYDKRRNYNRSSPNFIKNSNEVTEIQCSTTEVNINEETNKNENNEVTVEAETPTQKMTEFNKSNHSIKKGNQYRHNRKEQDADEESFKRKWSDRQSYGNKEVEESKSISEEKGAKPRNRNYQKGRFMNPRSSSNNSREYRDKKDERQQQQIEPAENTEIVKSEHHKERKSKFRTPDNKTSNTESLDEEKHKERNRRFPDKHKSMKYNSKNQSCSDVEDGIRLNRRSFNRDESERKPAKSFRDALFEKKHDKPRDLKQERGDIKVEITVRYEGFKNRPSAVSNTEHVFDETYAESDPEYKAFLQDLKDNKLVASEKIKEQNQDLFKMSEDYSLAHCVAEDMRMGSGIAVTFRNTFRHVDSLLNVNEKPGGLAVLKHKDRFLYYLITKRRSRDKPSYEDFWCSMKRLRDHIKKHQIVKLAVPTLGCGLDQLNWPTVKQIMGYLFRDIPIEIIVCNFTPNEDAVPTNSIKIHHKNDYLPNAKESIIVYFTSADSYVTEEILELNKRFSFLEDFKRAPKNFGGVIKSKVSNCVLCGCVVRKTIKDCFNYKSFSMALNTINKIILDTGCGTIALQHLKDDKDDLLHQKIITLIINYLENAEVFVYMGQMDESFGET is encoded by the exons ATGCTAGCTAACAGTTACATCGTACATGAAGCGGTCAATCAGAATCAGCAGTTTATCCAAGAATATTTATACACAGAAAGTTTTTATACTCAGCAATATACAACAATGAATAATTTGGaagaaaacaattatgaaaaagaaaattttccaatacaGTGGCACGTTGAAAGTGAAAATCGTTCAGTTGATcctgaaattgtaaaaaatacgaatttaagAATAGAAGCAAAGGAATTCGTTCCTAGATACTGTTTGGATGTAAATACGAACATTAATTATGAATCAACAAAGGATGCTGATCAGAGTGTTGTATATAACAGATCAGGTGGTTATACATTAGTTTCCACCCCAGAAGAATTTACTAAAACGAGTTGGGCCGATGATACAGCTGAAAATGTGGCTGAATGTTTATCTGATTTAAGTAGTAAGCTTTATAATACGGAATTGAGTGAAGGTGTTCATTTAATACAAGAAAATGAGAGCCAAGATAAACTAAGTACTATGCCAACCAGAAGCTTTGAAGAATTCGTTGGACAAAACATCAATATTAGTGAAAATCCTGAACAATTACATAGGTATTGTAGTGTTGATGAATCACATTTACCAGAATTTAATAATACAGTCCAAACAGAAGATTGTATAGATAGAACAAGTCAAAACAGGGACAAAAATGATGCTGGTAACAGAAACTTTCAACCTAGatatcaatatgataaaaataatagagaacATAATAGAAATTGGAAAAAGGACGATGGACATTACCGACAAAAAGGTAAATCTAGATATTCTCAAACATttagagaaaatttttcaagaaataaagaCGAAGAACCAAGAGATTTAAGGAGGAATCACCACTCAAATAGTGACCAGCAAAAAGa ATCACCCTACCGATACCTAGAAAATGATGCCAAACCAAATAGACAATATTCAGACAGAGGTAAAACTCAAGATAAGTACCATAATTATGACAAGAGAAGAAATTATAACAGATCTTCTCCAAACTTCATAAAAAATAGTAATGAAGTAACTGAGATACAATGTAGTACAACCGAAGtaaatatcaatgaagaaaCGAATAAGAATGAGAATAATGAAGTAACTGTTGAAGCAGAAACTCCTACTCAGAAAATGAcagaatttaataaatcaaaccATTCAATTAAGAAAGGAAATCAATACAGACATAATCGAAAGGAACAGGATGCTGATGAAGAAAGTTTCAAAAGGAAATGGTCTGATCGACAGTCATACGGCAATAAGGAAGTTGAGGAATCAAAGTCAATAAGTGAGGAAAAAGGTGCAAAACCTAGAAATAGGAATTATCAGAAAGGTAGATTTATGAATCCTAGAAGTTCTTCGAATAATTCTAGAGAATATCGCGATAAAAAAGATGAAAGGCAACAACAACAAATTGAACCAGCAGAAAATACTGAAATAGTTAAATCCGAACACCACAaagaaagaaaatcaaaatttagaaCACCGGACAATAAAACTTCCAATACTGAAAGCTTGGATGAAGAGAAACATAAGGAAAGAAATAGAAGATTTCCAGATAAAcataaatcaatgaaatataattcgaaaaatCAGTCGTGCAGTGATGTTGAAGATGGTATCAGATTGAATAGGAGATCGTTTAATAGAGACGAAAGTGAAAGAAAACCTGCAAAATCATTTAGGGATGCTCTATTCGAAAAGAAACACGATAAACCGCGAGATTTGAAACAAGAGCGGGGCGATATTAAAGTAGAAATAACTGTACGTTATGAGGGATTCAAGAACAGACCGTCTGCTGTGTCAAATACAGAACATGTTTTTGATGAAACATACGCAGAATCAGACCCTGAATATAAAGCTTTCCTACAAGATTTAAAAGATAACAAATTAGTGGCGtcagaaaaaatcaaagaacAAAATCAAGATTTGTTCAAAATGTCTGAAGATTATTCATTGGCTCACTGTGTAGCTGAGGATATGAGGATGGGGAGTGGAATAGCTGTTACTTTTAGAAATACCTTTCGTCATGTCGATTCTCTTTTAAATGTGAACGAAAAACCTGGAGGTTTGGCAGTTTTAAAACACAAGGACAGATTCTTGTATTACCTAATTACTAAAAGGAGATCCAGAGATAAGCCTTCTTACGAGGATTTTTGGTGTTCTATGAAGCGTTTAAGAGACCACATTAAAAAACACCAAATAGTCAAATTAGCTGTACCGACACTCGGCTGTGGTTTGGATCAATTGAATTGGCCAACGGTTAAACAAATTATGGGCTATTTATTCAGAGATATACCGATTGAAATAATAGTTTGTAATTTTACGCCTAACGAAGACGCTGTACCaacaaattcaatcaaaatccATCACAAAAACGACTACCTTCCAAACGCCAAAGAGTCCATAATAGTTTATTTCACTTCGGCAGATTCGTACGTTactgaagaaattttggaattgaaCAAACGATTCTCATTTCTAGAAGATTTCAAACGAGCCCCTAAAAATTTCGGAGGTGTTATTAAATCTAAGGTTTCAAATTGTGTTTTGTGTGGGTGTGTTGTTAGAAAAACAATCAAAGACTGTTTCAATTACAAAAGTTTTTCTATGGCTTTGAATACTATAAACAAAATCATCTTGGATACAGGTTGTGGCACTATAGCCTTACAACACCTCAAAGATGACAAGGACGATTTATTACATCAAAAAATCATTACTCTTATTATAAACTACTTGGAAAATGCCGAAGTTTTCGTTTATATGGGTCAAATGGATGAATCCTTTGGAGAAACGTAA